In one window of Kitasatospora sp. MMS16-BH015 DNA:
- a CDS encoding TIGR03619 family F420-dependent LLM class oxidoreductase: MSSHTYAMPGDPLPETRLGLALPQYGPLADPAAAARVATAAEELGYRSLWVGDRLLVATDPQSRYPGGDGTPPVQHQTFLDPLTVLTVAAGATREARLGTSTLNALWQPPVLLARTLATLDQVSGGRLDVGLGLGWSKDEYGATGVPWRGRGARLEETLDLLAHLWADGPEVGFKGEHWTVPDALVRLKPAQRPGPPVLLGGFSPDALARVARRADGWLGAGLPLPALRGLWQSVGRQAVAAGRDPAALRLVLRINPVVTRDPMPAEHVPHRGTVQQLAAYLAETITSLGAEPLIDLHLAARTAEEYLDLAGQFHELLSAG; encoded by the coding sequence ATGTCCAGCCACACGTACGCCATGCCCGGCGATCCGCTCCCCGAGACCCGGCTCGGTCTCGCCCTCCCCCAGTACGGGCCGCTCGCCGATCCGGCCGCCGCGGCCCGCGTCGCCACCGCCGCCGAGGAGCTCGGCTACCGCAGCCTCTGGGTGGGCGACCGCCTGCTGGTGGCCACCGATCCGCAGAGCCGCTACCCCGGCGGCGACGGCACCCCGCCGGTGCAGCACCAGACCTTCCTCGACCCGCTCACCGTGCTCACCGTGGCGGCCGGCGCCACCCGCGAGGCGCGGCTGGGCACCAGCACCCTCAACGCGCTCTGGCAGCCGCCGGTGCTGCTGGCCCGCACCCTGGCCACCCTGGACCAGGTGAGCGGCGGCCGGCTCGACGTGGGGCTCGGGCTCGGCTGGTCCAAGGACGAGTACGGGGCCACCGGCGTGCCCTGGCGCGGCCGGGGCGCCCGACTCGAGGAGACCCTCGACCTGCTGGCCCACCTGTGGGCCGACGGCCCGGAGGTCGGGTTCAAGGGCGAGCACTGGACGGTGCCGGACGCCCTGGTGCGGCTCAAGCCGGCCCAGCGGCCGGGCCCGCCGGTGCTGCTCGGCGGCTTCAGCCCGGACGCGCTGGCCCGGGTGGCCCGGCGGGCCGACGGCTGGCTCGGCGCCGGCCTGCCGCTGCCCGCCCTGCGCGGCCTCTGGCAGAGCGTCGGCCGCCAGGCCGTGGCGGCCGGGCGCGATCCGGCCGCCCTGCGGCTGGTGCTGCGGATCAACCCGGTGGTCACCCGCGACCCGATGCCCGCCGAGCACGTCCCGCACCGGGGCACCGTCCAGCAGCTGGCCGCCTACCTGGCCGAGACCATCACCAGCCTGGGCGCCGAACCGCTGATCGACCTGCACCTGGCCGCCCGCACCGCCGAGGAGTACCTGGACCTGGCCGGGCAGTTCCACGAACTGCTGAGCGCAGGCTGA
- a CDS encoding glyceraldehyde-3-phosphate dehydrogenase, with protein sequence MTVNDDVFTDWMNREEIAESMIPIIGRLHREKDVNVLLHSRSLVNKSVVSILKTHRFARQIAGEELSVTETMPFLQALTTLDLGPSQIDIGLLAVSYKADSRGLSVEQFTAEAVVGATGDNKVERAQSRDVVLYGFGRIGRLVARLLIEKAGSGNGLRLKAIVVRNSGSEDLVKRASLLRRDSIHGQFQGTITVDEANNKIIANGHEITVIYSDDPTKVDYTEYGINDAILIDNTGRWRDREGLSKHLQPGIAKVVLTAPGKGDVPNIVHGVNQDSIKPDEQILSCASCTTNAIVPPLKAMEDEYGVLRGHVETVHSFTNDQNLLDNFHKADRRGRSAPLNMVITETGAASAVAKAMPDFKARITGSSIRVPVPDVSIAILNLQLKRETNREEVLDYLREVSLTSSLRRQIDFIDSPDAVSSDFIGSRHASIVDAGATKVEGDNAILYLWYDNEFGYSCQVIRVVQYVSGVEYPTFPAPAPAIG encoded by the coding sequence GTGACTGTCAACGACGACGTGTTCACGGACTGGATGAACCGCGAGGAGATCGCGGAGTCGATGATCCCGATCATCGGCAGGCTGCACCGGGAGAAGGACGTCAACGTCCTGCTGCACAGCCGCTCCCTGGTGAACAAGTCGGTGGTGAGCATCCTCAAGACCCACCGCTTCGCCCGCCAGATCGCCGGCGAGGAGCTCTCGGTCACCGAGACCATGCCCTTCCTCCAGGCCCTCACCACCCTGGACCTCGGCCCCTCCCAGATCGACATCGGTCTGCTGGCCGTCTCGTACAAGGCCGACTCCCGCGGCCTGTCGGTGGAGCAGTTCACCGCCGAGGCCGTCGTGGGCGCCACCGGTGACAACAAGGTCGAGCGCGCCCAGTCGCGCGACGTCGTGCTGTACGGCTTCGGCCGGATCGGCCGCCTGGTCGCCCGCCTGCTGATCGAGAAGGCCGGCTCGGGCAACGGCCTGCGCCTCAAGGCCATCGTGGTCCGCAACAGCGGCAGCGAGGACCTGGTCAAGCGCGCCTCGCTGCTGCGCCGCGACTCGATCCACGGCCAGTTCCAGGGCACCATCACCGTGGACGAGGCGAACAACAAGATCATCGCCAACGGTCACGAGATCACCGTGATCTACTCCGACGACCCGACCAAGGTCGACTACACGGAGTACGGCATCAACGACGCCATCCTGATCGACAACACCGGTCGCTGGCGTGACCGCGAGGGCCTCTCCAAGCACCTCCAGCCGGGCATCGCCAAGGTCGTGCTGACCGCCCCGGGCAAGGGCGACGTGCCGAACATCGTGCACGGGGTCAACCAGGACTCGATCAAGCCGGACGAGCAGATCCTCTCCTGCGCCTCCTGCACCACCAACGCGATCGTCCCGCCGCTGAAGGCGATGGAGGACGAGTACGGCGTGCTCCGCGGCCACGTGGAGACCGTCCACTCCTTCACCAACGACCAGAACCTGCTGGACAACTTCCACAAGGCCGACCGCCGCGGCCGTTCGGCCCCGCTGAACATGGTGATCACCGAGACCGGTGCCGCCTCGGCCGTGGCCAAGGCGATGCCGGACTTCAAGGCCCGGATCACCGGCAGCTCGATCCGCGTCCCCGTGCCGGACGTCTCGATCGCCATCCTCAACTTGCAGCTCAAGCGGGAGACCAACCGCGAGGAGGTGCTCGACTACCTCCGCGAGGTGTCGCTGACCTCCTCGCTGCGCCGCCAGATCGACTTCATCGACTCGCCGGACGCCGTCTCCAGCGACTTCATCGGCTCGCGCCACGCCTCCATCGTGGACGCCGGTGCGACCAAGGTCGAGGGCGACAACGCGATCCTCTACCTGTGGTACGACAACGAGTTCGGCTACTCCTGCCAGGTCATCCGGGTCGTCCAGTACGTCTCGGGCGTCGAGTACCCGACCTTCCCGGCCCCGGCTCCGGCCATCGGCTGA
- a CDS encoding SpaA isopeptide-forming pilin-related protein, giving the protein MASAVTVLAMCAGLLGLGATGASAAAGDGTVTVRVVREVNGNGAWDGAALEPGMAGVTVNLTDDAGTTISGTTAADGTVTLRPAGTALAGGRYRVQVINPKPGVLYSAFADRTGLTGAPNKLSSTEEFVDLSAGKNVSYTTALWNPGDYCQKNAPLVTACIRSDVTTDTGTRTLVSFPYNARGNDNQTTNLATETQTGALYGIGYSKQRRWIFSGAHAHRGSNYGPSGNGAIYLTDRATNATTLFATVPNTGTTAHNMTVDMDLGFTPAVGKEALGDVEVSEDGNDLWVINLADRQLYRYDATQRTATAPKAVYAIPQPTTACPAAGDWRPYGLGVQDGVVYVGGTCSGESTQSRADLRAIVRTFDPVAGAFGPVILDQRLDYPRPITYTVAPCNGDGWYPWSDTIPLRQDGTTCGATYTSNPEPMLSDIVVDTDGSLILSFRDRYGDQIGNAQRYIAGSGLLATPSAGGAMSRACPNAAGMFVMYENLGCGNTSTTRGGGYYNQQRTAFHYNALFSGIALSKVETTIASSSLDPDDVTTFTGGTAWTNRDGTRPVAGQMGNRLTSAFGKGGSMADLEVMCDEAPLQIGNRVWYDNNKNGIQDPSEPPVVGATVRLYNSAGTVVGTMQTTARGEYYFDDSNVTGGLKPNTAYTIKVDLAADYAPGGPLYQWVVTQPNAGSNTFIDNDGVAPAGSQFPQYSITTGGPGQNNHTYDFGYIQPTGTVQVTKTDPAGNPLAGATFQLWKDTNGTAGLQTTGTTPDTKVGTACTTGADGICTATVGVGTYYWQETAAPPGYLLPNPAVFGPLAITVLNYQTAATVTAIDQPMTGAVSVTKADPGGRPLAGAVFQLWKESNGTAGLQTTGATPDTMVGSPCTTPANGVCTATVGLGTYYWQETAAPNGFLLPTPAVFGPLTLTSANYQAGVTTTATDQPMTGTVKVTKTDPAGKVLAGAVFQLWQDTDGTAGLQTATDTRVGQPCTTPASGVCSATVGLGTYYWQETAPPDGYLLPTPAVFGPLTLTSANYTAGASATAVDQPMTGQVKVTKVDPAGKTLAGAVFQLWQDTDGTAGLQTATDTKVGQPCTTGADGVCSATVGLGTYYWQETTAPDGYQLPNPAVFGPLTLTSANAAQGVAVTATDRPIPGAVTITKQDPQGKVLAGAVFQLWRDTNGTAGLQTDTDTAVGTPCTTGANGICTATVDPGTYYWQETKAPDGFLLPTPAIFGPLVLTVQNSRQGVSATAVDQPMTGQVRVTKTNPAGAALAGAVFQLWQDTDGTSGLQTASDTKVGQPCTTGADGVCSQTVGLGTYYWQETQAPTGFLLPDPAVFGPLTLTSANYAAGVSVTAVDQPMTGVVKVTKVDPQGKVLAGAVFQLWQDTDGTSGLQTASDTKVGQPCTTGADGVCSQTVGLGTYYWQETAAPDGYLLPDPVVFGPLVLTPANYQAGVAVSVTDVPMSGTVKVTKTDPTGKALAGAVFQLWKETNGTDGLQTTGATPDTKVNSPCTTPASGFCSATVGLGTYYWEETAAPAGFLLPTPAVFGPLTLTSANYAAGVAVTAVDQPMTGQVKVTKVDPQGKVLAGAVFQLWQDTDGTSGLQTASDTKVGQPCTTGADGICSATVGLGTYYWEETAAPAGFLLPNPAVFGPLTLTSANYTAGVSVTATDQPMTGQVKVTKTDPAGKALAGAVFQLWQDTNGTDGLQTDADTKVGQPCTTPANGQCSQTVGLGTYYWQETAAPAGFLLPNPAVFGPLTLTSANYTAGVAVTAVDQPMTGTVKVTKVDPQGKVLAGAVFQLWQDTDGTSGLQTASDTKAGQPCTTGADGICSATVGLGTYYWEETAAPAGFLLPNPAVFGPLTLTSANYTAGVSVTATDQPMTGQVKVTKTDPAGKALAGAVFQLWQDTNGTDGLQTDADTKVGQPCTTPANGQCSQTVGLGTYYWQETAAPAGFLLPNPAVFGPLTLTSANYTAGVAVTAVDQPMTGTVKVTKVDPTGKVLAGAVFQLWQDTNGTAGLQTATDTKVGQPCTTPASGVCSQTVGLGSYYWEETKAPDGYVLPDPAVFGPLVLTSANYQAGVAATAVDQPATGAVSVLKTNPQGRPLPGAVFQLWQETNGTDGLQIDADTKVGQPCTTPANGQCSQTVGLGTYYWEEVKAPDGFQLPLPPVFGPLVLTMANYQAGVSTKAVDRPTDQFPVMGMVWVEKNDPQGKPLAGAVFQLWRETNGKDGLQPDGDTKVGDPCTTLATGICSAKVGLGTYYWQEVKAPAGYLLPDPAVFGPLVLTEANQAAGVGVKAVDQPQGEYLTLLKRDADSKAPLGGAVFQLWRETNGTPGLQPDGDTKVGDPCTTDAAGGCHLGPLPAGGYYLQEVKAPDGYLLPENPVTPVTLTGTGDAPAVVVEDRRKPVPLPKTGAEAMLAALFGTVLTVAGAALLRTSRRRRKV; this is encoded by the coding sequence GTGGCTTCGGCCGTCACCGTCCTGGCCATGTGCGCGGGCCTGCTCGGCCTCGGCGCCACGGGCGCGAGCGCGGCCGCGGGCGACGGCACCGTCACCGTCCGGGTGGTCCGGGAGGTAAACGGCAACGGCGCCTGGGACGGCGCCGCGCTGGAGCCGGGGATGGCGGGCGTGACGGTCAATCTCACCGACGACGCCGGCACCACGATCAGCGGCACCACCGCCGCCGACGGCACCGTCACGCTGCGCCCGGCCGGCACGGCGCTGGCCGGCGGCAGGTACCGCGTCCAGGTGATCAACCCCAAGCCCGGCGTGCTCTACTCGGCCTTCGCCGACCGGACGGGCCTCACCGGCGCGCCGAACAAGCTCAGCAGCACCGAGGAGTTCGTCGACCTGTCGGCCGGCAAGAACGTCTCGTACACCACCGCGCTCTGGAACCCGGGCGACTACTGCCAGAAGAACGCCCCGCTGGTCACCGCCTGCATCCGCAGCGACGTCACGACCGACACCGGGACGCGGACGCTGGTCTCCTTCCCGTACAACGCCCGGGGCAACGACAACCAGACCACCAACCTGGCCACCGAGACCCAGACCGGCGCGCTCTACGGCATCGGATACAGCAAGCAGCGGAGGTGGATCTTCTCCGGTGCGCACGCCCACCGCGGCTCGAACTACGGCCCCTCCGGCAACGGGGCGATCTACCTGACCGACCGGGCCACCAACGCCACCACGCTCTTCGCCACCGTGCCCAACACGGGCACCACGGCGCACAACATGACCGTGGACATGGACCTCGGCTTCACCCCAGCGGTGGGCAAGGAAGCCCTGGGTGACGTGGAGGTCTCCGAGGACGGCAACGACCTCTGGGTGATCAACCTCGCCGACCGGCAGCTCTACCGCTACGACGCCACCCAGCGGACGGCGACCGCGCCCAAGGCCGTCTACGCCATCCCCCAGCCGACCACGGCCTGCCCCGCCGCCGGCGACTGGCGGCCGTACGGGCTCGGTGTCCAGGACGGCGTGGTCTATGTGGGCGGCACCTGCTCGGGCGAGTCCACGCAGTCGAGGGCCGACCTTCGGGCGATCGTGCGCACCTTCGACCCCGTGGCAGGCGCCTTCGGCCCGGTGATCCTCGACCAGCGGCTGGACTACCCGCGCCCGATCACCTACACCGTCGCGCCCTGCAACGGCGACGGCTGGTACCCGTGGTCGGACACCATCCCGCTCCGGCAGGACGGCACCACCTGCGGGGCCACCTACACCTCCAACCCGGAGCCGATGCTCTCCGACATCGTGGTGGACACCGACGGCTCACTGATCCTCAGCTTCCGCGACCGCTACGGCGACCAGATCGGCAACGCCCAGCGGTACATCGCGGGCAGCGGCCTGCTGGCCACCCCCTCCGCCGGTGGTGCGATGAGCCGGGCCTGCCCGAACGCCGCCGGCATGTTCGTGATGTACGAGAACCTCGGCTGCGGCAACACCAGCACCACCCGGGGCGGCGGCTACTACAACCAGCAGCGCACCGCCTTCCACTACAACGCGCTCTTCTCGGGCATCGCGCTCTCCAAGGTGGAGACCACGATCGCCAGCTCCTCGCTCGACCCGGACGACGTGACCACCTTCACCGGCGGCACCGCGTGGACCAACCGGGACGGCACCCGCCCGGTCGCCGGGCAGATGGGCAACCGGCTGACCAGCGCCTTCGGCAAGGGCGGCTCGATGGCCGACCTGGAGGTGATGTGCGACGAGGCACCGCTCCAGATCGGCAACCGGGTCTGGTACGACAACAACAAGAACGGCATCCAGGACCCGAGCGAGCCGCCCGTGGTGGGCGCCACCGTCCGGCTCTACAACTCCGCCGGCACGGTCGTCGGCACCATGCAGACCACCGCGCGCGGTGAGTACTACTTCGACGACTCCAACGTGACCGGCGGCCTCAAGCCGAACACCGCCTACACCATCAAGGTCGACCTGGCCGCCGACTACGCCCCCGGCGGGCCGCTCTACCAGTGGGTGGTGACCCAGCCGAACGCCGGCAGCAACACCTTCATCGACAACGACGGCGTCGCGCCGGCGGGCAGTCAGTTCCCGCAGTACTCCATCACCACCGGCGGCCCCGGCCAGAACAACCACACCTACGACTTCGGCTACATCCAGCCCACCGGCACGGTGCAGGTCACCAAGACCGACCCGGCGGGCAACCCGCTGGCCGGCGCCACCTTCCAGCTCTGGAAGGACACCAACGGCACCGCCGGCCTCCAGACCACCGGTACCACCCCGGACACCAAGGTTGGCACGGCGTGCACCACCGGGGCCGACGGCATCTGCACCGCGACGGTGGGCGTCGGCACCTACTACTGGCAGGAGACCGCGGCGCCACCGGGCTACCTGCTGCCCAACCCGGCGGTCTTCGGACCGCTCGCGATCACCGTGCTCAACTACCAGACCGCGGCCACCGTCACGGCGATCGACCAGCCGATGACCGGCGCGGTGAGCGTGACCAAGGCGGACCCGGGCGGCAGGCCGCTGGCGGGTGCCGTGTTCCAGCTCTGGAAGGAGAGCAACGGCACCGCCGGTCTCCAGACCACCGGCGCCACCCCGGACACCATGGTCGGCAGCCCCTGCACCACGCCGGCGAACGGCGTCTGCACGGCCACGGTCGGCCTCGGCACCTACTACTGGCAGGAGACGGCCGCCCCGAACGGCTTCCTGCTGCCGACCCCGGCGGTGTTCGGCCCGCTGACCCTCACCTCGGCCAACTACCAGGCGGGCGTGACCACCACGGCCACCGACCAGCCGATGACCGGCACGGTGAAGGTGACCAAGACCGATCCGGCGGGCAAGGTGCTGGCGGGTGCGGTGTTCCAGCTCTGGCAGGACACCGACGGCACGGCCGGGCTCCAGACCGCCACCGACACCCGGGTCGGCCAGCCCTGTACGACGCCCGCTTCGGGTGTCTGCTCGGCGACGGTGGGCCTCGGCACCTACTACTGGCAGGAGACCGCTCCACCGGACGGCTACCTGCTGCCGACCCCGGCGGTCTTCGGCCCGCTGACCCTGACCTCGGCCAACTACACGGCAGGAGCCTCGGCCACCGCCGTGGACCAGCCGATGACGGGTCAGGTGAAGGTGACCAAGGTGGACCCGGCGGGGAAGACCCTGGCGGGTGCGGTGTTCCAGCTGTGGCAGGACACCGACGGCACGGCCGGGCTCCAGACGGCCACGGACACCAAGGTCGGGCAGCCCTGTACGACGGGCGCGGACGGCGTCTGCTCGGCGACGGTCGGGCTGGGTACGTACTACTGGCAGGAGACCACTGCACCGGACGGCTACCAGCTGCCGAACCCGGCGGTGTTCGGCCCGCTCACGCTGACCTCGGCCAACGCCGCCCAGGGCGTCGCCGTGACGGCGACCGACCGCCCGATCCCCGGCGCCGTGACCATCACCAAGCAGGACCCGCAGGGCAAGGTACTCGCGGGCGCCGTCTTCCAGCTCTGGCGCGACACCAACGGTACGGCCGGCCTCCAGACCGACACCGACACGGCCGTCGGCACCCCCTGCACCACCGGCGCCAACGGCATCTGCACCGCCACCGTCGACCCGGGCACCTACTACTGGCAGGAGACCAAGGCACCGGACGGATTCCTGCTGCCGACCCCCGCGATCTTCGGCCCGCTCGTCCTCACCGTCCAGAACTCCCGCCAGGGCGTCAGCGCCACGGCGGTGGACCAGCCGATGACGGGTCAGGTGCGGGTGACCAAGACGAACCCGGCCGGCGCGGCGCTGGCGGGTGCGGTGTTCCAGCTCTGGCAGGACACGGACGGTACCTCGGGTCTCCAGACGGCGAGTGACACCAAGGTCGGGCAGCCCTGTACGACGGGCGCGGACGGCGTCTGCTCGCAGACGGTGGGCCTGGGCACCTACTACTGGCAGGAGACCCAGGCGCCGACCGGCTTCCTGCTGCCCGACCCGGCGGTGTTCGGTCCGCTGACGCTGACCTCGGCCAACTACGCGGCGGGTGTCTCCGTCACGGCGGTGGACCAGCCGATGACCGGTGTGGTGAAGGTGACCAAGGTGGACCCGCAGGGCAAGGTGCTGGCGGGTGCGGTGTTCCAGCTCTGGCAGGACACCGACGGTACGTCGGGTCTCCAGACGGCGAGTGACACGAAGGTCGGCCAGCCCTGCACCACGGGCGCGGACGGTGTCTGCTCGCAGACGGTCGGCCTGGGCACCTACTACTGGCAGGAGACCGCTGCTCCGGACGGATACCTGCTGCCGGACCCGGTCGTCTTCGGCCCGCTCGTCCTCACCCCGGCCAACTACCAGGCAGGCGTGGCGGTTTCGGTCACCGACGTGCCGATGAGCGGCACGGTCAAGGTGACCAAGACCGACCCGACGGGGAAGGCCCTGGCGGGTGCGGTGTTCCAGCTCTGGAAGGAGACCAACGGCACCGACGGCCTCCAGACCACCGGCGCCACCCCCGACACCAAGGTCAACTCGCCCTGTACGACGCCCGCTTCGGGTTTCTGCTCGGCGACGGTGGGCCTGGGCACGTACTACTGGGAGGAGACCGCTGCTCCGGCGGGTTTCCTGTTGCCGACCCCGGCGGTGTTCGGTCCGTTGACGCTGACCTCGGCCAACTATGCGGCGGGTGTGGCGGTTACGGCCGTGGACCAGCCGATGACGGGTCAGGTGAAGGTGACCAAGGTGGACCCGCAGGGCAAGGTGCTGGCGGGTGCGGTGTTCCAGCTCTGGCAGGACACCGACGGTACGTCGGGTCTCCAGACGGCGAGTGACACCAAGGTCGGGCAGCCGTGCACGACGGGTGCCGATGGCATCTGCTCGGCGACGGTGGGTCTCGGGACGTACTACTGGGAGGAGACGGCTGCGCCGGCGGGCTTCCTGCTGCCGAATCCGGCGGTGTTCGGTCCGTTGACGCTGACCTCGGCCAACTACACGGCGGGTGTCTCCGTCACCGCGACCGACCAGCCGATGACGGGTCAGGTGAAGGTCACCAAGACGGACCCGGCGGGCAAGGCCCTGGCGGGTGCGGTGTTCCAGCTCTGGCAGGACACCAACGGGACCGACGGCCTGCAGACCGACGCGGACACCAAGGTCGGCCAGCCCTGCACGACGCCGGCCAACGGCCAGTGCTCGCAGACGGTGGGCCTGGGTACCTACTACTGGCAGGAGACCGCTGCTCCGGCGGGCTTCCTGTTGCCGAACCCGGCGGTGTTCGGTCCGCTGACCCTCACCTCGGCCAACTACACGGCGGGCGTGGCGGTCACGGCCGTCGACCAGCCGATGACCGGCACGGTGAAGGTCACCAAGGTGGACCCGCAGGGCAAGGTGCTGGCGGGTGCGGTGTTCCAGCTCTGGCAGGACACCGACGGTACGTCGGGTCTCCAGACGGCGAGTGACACCAAGGCCGGGCAGCCGTGCACGACGGGTGCCGATGGCATCTGCTCGGCGACGGTGGGTCTCGGGACGTACTACTGGGAGGAGACCGCTGCGCCGGCAGGGTTCCTGCTGCCGAATCCGGCGGTGTTCGGTCCGCTGACGCTGACCTCGGCCAACTACACGGCGGGTGTCTCCGTCACCGCGACCGACCAGCCGATGACGGGTCAGGTGAAGGTCACCAAGACGGACCCGGCGGGCAAGGCCCTGGCGGGTGCGGTGTTCCAGCTCTGGCAGGACACCAACGGGACCGACGGCCTGCAGACCGACGCGGACACCAAGGTCGGCCAGCCCTGCACGACGCCGGCCAACGGCCAGTGCTCGCAGACGGTGGGCCTGGGTACCTACTACTGGCAGGAGACCGCTGCTCCGGCGGGCTTCCTGTTGCCGAACCCGGCGGTGTTCGGTCCGCTGACCCTCACCTCGGCCAACTACACGGCGGGCGTGGCGGTCACGGCCGTCGACCAGCCGATGACCGGCACGGTGAAGGTCACCAAGGTGGACCCGACCGGGAAGGTGCTCGCCGGTGCGGTGTTCCAGCTCTGGCAGGACACGAACGGTACGGCCGGCCTCCAGACGGCGACTGACACCAAGGTCGGCCAGCCCTGTACCACCCCGGCCTCGGGCGTCTGCTCGCAGACCGTGGGCCTCGGTAGCTACTACTGGGAGGAGACCAAGGCCCCGGACGGGTACGTGCTGCCGGACCCGGCGGTGTTCGGTCCGCTGGTGCTGACCTCGGCCAACTACCAGGCGGGCGTGGCGGCCACCGCCGTCGACCAGCCGGCCACGGGCGCGGTCTCGGTGCTCAAGACCAACCCGCAGGGGCGCCCGCTGCCCGGGGCGGTGTTCCAGCTCTGGCAGGAGACCAACGGCACCGACGGGCTCCAGATCGACGCCGACACCAAGGTCGGCCAGCCCTGCACCACCCCGGCCAACGGCCAGTGCTCGCAGACCGTGGGCCTGGGCACCTACTACTGGGAGGAGGTCAAGGCGCCGGACGGGTTCCAGCTCCCGCTGCCGCCGGTGTTCGGCCCGCTGGTGCTGACCATGGCGAACTACCAGGCCGGGGTGAGCACCAAGGCCGTCGACCGGCCGACCGACCAGTTCCCGGTGATGGGCATGGTCTGGGTGGAGAAGAACGACCCGCAGGGCAAGCCGCTGGCGGGTGCGGTGTTCCAGCTCTGGCGGGAGACCAACGGCAAGGACGGGCTCCAGCCGGACGGGGACACCAAGGTCGGTGACCCGTGCACCACCCTCGCCACCGGGATCTGCTCGGCCAAGGTGGGCCTGGGCACGTACTACTGGCAGGAGGTCAAGGCCCCGGCCGGGTACCTGCTGCCGGACCCGGCGGTGTTCGGTCCGCTGGTGCTGACCGAGGCCAACCAGGCGGCCGGTGTGGGCGTCAAGGCGGTGGACCAGCCGCAGGGCGAGTACCTCACCCTGCTCAAGCGGGACGCCGACAGCAAGGCCCCGCTCGGCGGTGCGGTGTTCCAGCTCTGGCGGGAGACCAACGGCACGCCCGGCCTGCAGCCGGACGGGGACACCAAGGTCGGTGACCCGTGCACCACCGACGCCGCCGGCGGCTGCCACCTCGGCCCGCTCCCGGCCGGCGGCTACTACCTCCAGGAGGTCAAGGCCCCCGACGGCTACCTCCTCCCGGAGAACCCGGTCACCCCGGTCACCCTGACCGGCACCGGCGATGCGCCGGCCGTCGTGGTGGAGGACCGTCGCAAGCCGGTGCCGCTGCCGAAGACCGGCGCGGAGGCGATGCTCGCGGCCCTGTTCGGCACCGTCCTGACGGTGGCCGGTGCGGCCCTGCTCCGCACCTCGCGGCGCCGCCGGAAGGTGTAG
- a CDS encoding nitrous oxide reductase family maturation protein NosD, producing MRVVRSPGRARPSAPVRPPRRARPLRLFALVSLVVAALTGCAGGGSSADRAEAGKPAVLEVPGRFGSIQAAVDSARPGDLVLVHPGVYRESVTVRTARVVLRGTDRQGVVIDGEFRRTNGITVTGAQSVVENLTVRRHLANGLLFTGVTDERLQGRGAGGGAGYDPLDTVRFPALDGFRASYVTAYDNALYGIYAFDARAGVIEHSYTSGQADSGIYVGQCRPCDTVVRANEAERNAVGIEVTNASERLYLLGNRARHNRVGITVNSNDVEALTPQHGAVLAGNVIADNAEPATPEQADGGFGIGLGIGGGTGNLVTRNLITGHPAVGVLVTDVQGHPAKDNRITGNRYASNATDTALATPTGTGNCFTEATADTAAGTATAACQAVPTAGSAVTPPPGVSFRDLPAAPARPGLPDPTAPAAPATGLPGAVDPAAYPLPTDPDGLTGL from the coding sequence ATGCGAGTCGTCCGTTCCCCCGGCCGCGCCAGGCCGTCCGCCCCCGTCCGTCCGCCGCGCCGCGCCCGGCCGCTGCGCCTGTTCGCGCTGGTCAGCCTGGTGGTCGCCGCCCTGACCGGCTGCGCCGGGGGCGGCTCCTCGGCCGATCGGGCCGAGGCCGGGAAGCCCGCCGTGCTGGAGGTACCGGGCCGGTTCGGGTCAATCCAAGCCGCCGTGGACTCCGCCCGTCCGGGTGACCTGGTGCTGGTCCATCCGGGTGTGTACCGCGAGAGCGTGACGGTCCGCACCGCGCGGGTGGTGCTGCGCGGCACGGACCGTCAGGGGGTGGTGATCGACGGCGAGTTCCGCCGGACCAACGGGATCACCGTGACCGGGGCGCAGTCGGTGGTGGAAAACCTGACGGTCCGGCGCCACCTGGCCAACGGCCTGCTCTTCACCGGTGTCACCGACGAGCGGCTCCAGGGCCGGGGCGCGGGCGGCGGCGCCGGGTACGACCCGCTGGACACCGTCCGCTTCCCCGCGTTGGACGGCTTCCGGGCCTCCTACGTGACGGCGTACGACAACGCGCTGTACGGGATCTACGCCTTCGACGCCCGGGCCGGGGTGATCGAGCACAGCTACACCTCCGGGCAGGCCGACTCCGGGATCTACGTGGGCCAGTGCCGCCCCTGCGACACCGTGGTGCGGGCCAACGAGGCCGAGCGGAACGCGGTGGGCATCGAGGTCACCAACGCCTCGGAGCGGCTCTACCTGCTGGGCAACCGGGCCCGGCACAACCGGGTCGGCATCACGGTCAACTCCAACGACGTGGAGGCGCTCACCCCGCAGCACGGCGCGGTGCTGGCCGGGAACGTGATCGCCGACAACGCCGAGCCGGCCACCCCCGAGCAGGCCGACGGCGGCTTCGGGATCGGCCTGGGCATCGGCGGCGGCACCGGCAACCTGGTCACCCGCAACCTGATCACCGGCCACCCCGCCGTCGGCGTGCTGGTCACCGACGTGCAGGGCCACCCGGCCAAGGACAACCGGATCACCGGCAACCGCTACGCGTCCAACGCCACCGACACCGCCCTGGCCACCCCCACCGGCACCGGCAACTGCTTCACCGAGGCCACGGCCGACACCGCAGCCGGCACCGCGACCGCCGCCTGCCAGGCCGTCCCCACCGCCGGCTCCGCCGTCACCCCGCCCCCGGGCGTGTCCTTCCGCGACCTGCCCGCCGCCCCGGCCCGCCCGGGCCTGCCCGACCCGACGGCCCCGGCCGCCCCGGCCACCGGCCTCCCCGGCGCGGTGGACCCCGCCGCCTACCCGCTGCCGACCGACCCGGACGGCCTCACCGGCCTCTGA